A region of Lepeophtheirus salmonis chromosome 13, UVic_Lsal_1.4, whole genome shotgun sequence DNA encodes the following proteins:
- the LOC121127601 gene encoding tyrosine-protein kinase transmembrane receptor Ror2, whose amino-acid sequence MEKNRSQKKCQGYCAPYNGRVCRRYLPGRGLVWFNISQDSSGGWLNEQITESLWKELISNLIEPCRSAAEALLCKYAFPDCALQDSCAIGLPLCYEDCVALRSHYCFNDWALIMDNKRKDIFIEARGHFRLPICEKLPKYNNKSKICTKSSITTMRYEMATTSCMKGNGRFYQGSVNQTHEGVSCQPWFTSFPHTQTTPENIFPEMRNAGNNCRNPGGTEPEPWCYTVDPLIRWQYCSIPKCDNVSKSFDYYENEGYDTRIREDYYKILMEVITPEFIGLLVSVGIATVAIIVITSLICANLCRKKSGYTQANVQNIDIDLDKLPENAAYHQTSGQINPRLEKLEYPRNDIIYIRDVGQGAFGRVFQGKAPGLRKGEEFTMVAVKMLKEEATDDLLRDFEKEAILLSEFDHPNIVRLYGVCAIGKPMCLLFEYMAKGDLNSYLRSNTPDNYIVRKPNGISLGSNQSSFMTDIKVSHVEQVSISKQICNGMVYLSDRKYVHRDLASRNCLIDQSGTVKIADFGLSQRVSLQEYFRGDVSDNIPIRWMPLEAVLHNKYTIESDIWAFGILLWEIFSLALQPYYGLSNEEVIKFLKEGNTLGCPENTPKSIYKIMKSCWNPNPSVRPMFRILHRELETIEKELTILQRHYKSQKSIVSVESMGRMTPQSPKSFE is encoded by the exons ATGGAAAAGAATCGAAgccaaaaaaaatgtcaaggatATTGTGCTCCTTATAATGGGCGGGTCTGCCGTAGATACCTCCCTGGTAGAGGCTTGGTGTGGTTCAATATATCCCAAGACTCGTCCGGCGGGTGGCTTAATGAACAAATTACAGAGAGTCTTTGGAAAGAGTTGATTAGTAATCTGATTGAGCCCTGTAGATCTGCTGCCGAAGCGCTTTTGTGTAAATACGCGTTCCCTGATTGTGCTCTTCAAGATAGCTGTGCCATAGGCCTTCCTTTATGTTATGAGGATTGTGTGGCTCTTAGGAGTCATTATTGTTTCAATGACTGGGCCCTTATTATGGATAACAAACGAAAGGACATTTTTATCGAGGCTAGAGGACATTTTCGACTACCAATTTGTGAAAAACTgcctaaatataataataaatcaaaaatatgcacGAAATCTTCAATTACTACAATGAGATATGAAATGGCTACAA CTAGTTGCATGAAAGGGAATGGAAGATTCTACCAAGGTTCTGTTAATCAAACACATGAAGGTGTTAGTTGCCAGCCCTGGTTTACTTCCTTTCCGCACACCCAAACCACacctgaaaatatatttcctgaAATGAGAAACGCTGGCAATAATTGTAGGAATCCTGGAGGAACTGAACCTGAACCATGGTGTTATACAGTTGATCCTCTGATTCGTTGGCAATATTGCTCCATTCCAAAATGCG ATAATGTTAGTAAATCATTTGACTACTACGAAAATGAAGGCTATGATACACGAATAAGAGAAGATTATTACAAGATACTCATGGAAGTTATTACTCCCGAATTTATTGGACTTTTGGTATCTGTGGGTATAGCCACAGTTGCTATAATAGTTATTACGTCATTGATTTGTGCCAATTTGTGCCGAAAGAAATCAGGATACACTCAGGCTAATGTTCAAAACATCGACATTGATTTGGATAAATTACCAGAAAACGCTGCATATCATCAAACCTCGGGTCAAATAAATCCCAGATTAGAAAAGTTAGAATATCCTCGCAATGACATTATTTACATTCGTGATGTTGGCCAAGGAGCGTTTGGAAGAGTATTTCAAGGGAAAGCGCCTGGGTTGAGAaaaggagaagaattcacgatGGTTGCTGTTAAAATGCTCAAAGAGGAAGCAACAGATGACTTACTTAgagattttgaaaaagaagCAATTTTACTTTCAGAGTTCGATCATCCTAATATTGTTAGGCTTTATGGAGTATGTGCCATTGGGAAGCCCATGTgcctattatttgaatatatggcTAAAG GGGACCTCAATTCTTATCTTCGCTCAAATACCCCTGACAACTACATTGTTCGCAAACCTAATGGTATATCACTAGGGAGCAATCAATCCTCATTTATGACTGATATTAAAGTATCTCACGTGGAACAAGTTTCGATCTCCAAGCAAATTTGTAACGGAATGGTCTATTTATCAGATCGCAAATATGTTCACAGAGACTTAGCTTCTCGAAATTGTCTAATTGATCAGTCTGGAACGGTTAAAATCGCAGATTTCGGTTTGAGTCAGAGAGTATCTTTACAAGAGTACTTCAGAGGAGATGTGTCTGATAATATTCCTATTCGATGGATGCCTCTAGAAGCTGttcttcataataaatataccatTGAGAGTGATATTTGGGCATTTGGAATTCTTCTTTGGGAAATATTTAGTCTTGCTCTTCAGCCCTATTATGGTTTGAGTAATGAggaagtaattaaatttttgaaggaagGCAACACTCTTGGATGCCCTGAGAACACACCCAAGtcgatttataaaattatgaaatcctGCTGGAATCCCAATCCTAGTGTGAGGCCCATGTTTCGTATTCTTCATCGTGAGCTTGAAACTATTGAAAAGGAGTTGACCATATTGCAAAGACATTACAAGAGCCAAAAGTCAATAGTTTCTGTGGAATCCATGGGAAGAATGACTCCACAATCCCcaaaatcttttgaataa
- the LOC121127401 gene encoding uncharacterized protein isoform X2 produces MRDHVGNLSEPELLRLGVWNRLGLFGIEPPSRKRSRSKRISSTPCPMEKKKKPSSLFGRAIRDLAKTRVDLDAKEGLSVSVPEFLPGVVNFIRTDLEREGIFRLSGSESRQRALRERLQTKESISDWCSENMSVIDAAALLKHWLRELPDPLVPDVYQDVMMRCCSLSSEVDHALTLSTCLLPDNSSSTMSYLFRFFLDVTLKSEFNKMDVRNLAIVLAPSIFPLVSKKGGSLESTKNILNLKTQIVEKLILNAKKICMVEGALAEDYSCTILKIAPNFTSQSEDNLDNENMDSNTAGPSERRSRKKKKKHRRSGSLSRVITAFKGIISRSATPANRESAHPDPVQTPDSFFYSPSLSKNKRKAILAKDSDEISKMETPLTPKVRGKSFSVKRFKKKKTLSKTKSNESTTLVNFSPLRSRISLMSRTPETPDVVSTIKADRDLSDYEEIDLRTPCTPKQQKNNEECCSSVENDEKVYKSSPSFNYSRFRKVPMTDRITKKEMLISLPIPNLDSSTRSLNNSLRRGQPNSLNTGLAKPSPIKVEAPGLKPRIKMSFCKPPPPAEKSQSTVKVKKQDSLADLKKDLSILIESSFGPETNSSSLDEESTNNVKDIINKMKSIEVNSGLSPVTRSQLRRQSSAFEFARPEVSSQSEGGGGVLTRRQSSAFENENQTLKRGDTIRSSLARKNSSVKDLVRRIERIKVPSFMLITEGIGGSSNTAPVVEESLAEPEEHWVDATEFFKTALSNSTEEQQDQFEGCKRSSIIRIRNENRGKVSKSVETFTQPHSNRRVSARMGVSTTPSPFVTKRRQQTGIRTTTGAVKRHVPKNTDTNVSITNHGNKQTSNGKKSENGKPRGKNRNRKNGRHLTIGYLGEPVGNRSPLKERVNVITVQRSKSAQNPIRNETSKKKKKRQLQYPSSENIPVQRSHSCKKSELPNVPMTLKHTLYDNHSPKIDKVKRNLSDRVMTPTKGGLKNEAIPYMKSVRSKASSSKNIPSANLGATPPK; encoded by the exons ATGAGGGATCACGTAGGAAATTTAAGTGAACCAGAACTCTTACGTTTAGGAGTATGGAATCGATTAGGGCTCTTTGGTATCGAGCCTCCGTCTCGGAAGAg GAGTCGCTCCAAACGGATTTCTTCAACTCCTTGTCCaatggaaaagaaaaagaagcctTCGAGTCTCTTTGGACGTGCTATTCGAGATCTGGCAAAGACCCGAGTGGACCTTGATGCAAAGGAAGGA TTGTCCGTGAGTGTGCCAGAGTTCCTTCCCGGGGTTGTTAATTTCATCAGAACAGACCTGGAAAGAGAGGGGATATTTCGACTCTCCGGATCGGAGTCCCGCCAAAGAGCTCTTAGGGAGCGCCTCCAGACAAAAGAAAGTATCAGTGATTGGTGTTCTGAAAATATGTCCGTTATAGATGCTGCCGCTCTCTTGAAACATTGGCTAAGGGAACTTCCGGATCCCTTAGTCCCGGATGTCTACCAGGATGTCATGATGAG ATGCTGCAGTCTTTCTTCAGAGGTGGATCATGCTTTGACATTAAGTACATGCCTATTACCCGATAATTCGTCTTCCACCATGTCCTATCTATTTCGTTTCTTTTTGGATGTAACCCTCAAGTCTGAATTCAATAAAATGGACGTTCGTAATTTAGCTATTGTCCTTGCGCCGAGTATATTTCCTCTTGTGAGCAAAAAAGGTGGATCTCTGGAATcaacgaaaaatattttaaatttaaaaacgcAGATTGTTGAAAAGTTGATTCTCAATGCCAAAAAG ATTTGTATGGTGGAAGGGGCACTTGCAGAAGATTACTCTTGTACTATTCTTAAGATTGCTCCAAATTTTACATCTCAGAGTGAAGACAATCTGGATAATGAAAACATGGACTCGAATACCGCAGGGCCGAGTGAAAGACGTTCtcgtaaaaagaaaaagaaacacagAAGAAGTGGATCTCTTTCCAGAGTTATAACGGCCTTCAAAGGTATCATTTCTCGATCTGCGACTCCTGCAAACCGAGAATCTGCTCATCCTGATCCCGTACAAACTCCAGATTCTTTCTTCTATTCCCCAAGCTTAagtaaaaataagagaaaagcTATTCTAGCCAAAGATAGTGATGAG ATTTCGAAAATGGAAACGCCGCTTACACCCAAAGTTCGAGGAAAGTCATTCTCAGTTAAAAggttcaaaaagaaaaagacattAAGTAAAACCAAAAGCAATGAATCGACCACGCTCGTTAATTTTTCTCCTCTGCGATCCAGAATTAGTCTTATGTCTCGTACACCAGAAACTCCTGATGTTGTTTCGACAATCAAAGCAGATAGAGATTTGTCTGATTATGAAGAAATCGATTTACGAACTCCTTGTACTCCTAAACAGCAAAAGAATAATGAAGAATGTTGTAGTTCCgttgaaaatgatgaaaaagtttataaatcttCCCCGTCTTTCAACTACTCAAGATTCCGAAAAGTACCAATGACTGATAGaattacaaaaaaggaaatgttgATTTCACTTCCTATACCAAACTTAGATTCTTCGACACGATCATTGAACAATAGTTTAAGAAGAGGACAACCCAATTCCTTGAATACAGGATTGGCCAAGCCAAGCCCAATAAAGGTAGAGGCCCCCGGTCTTAAACCTCGAATAAAAATGAGCTTTTGTAAACCTCCACCCCCAGCGGAAAAATCACAATCAACTGTCAAAGTTAAGAAGCAGGATTCTCTTGCTGATCTCAAAAAAGATCTGAGTATTTTAATAGAGAGTTCTTTTGGTCCTGAAACTAATTCATCATCTTTAGACGAAGAGTCTACTAACAATGTgaaagatataataaataaaatgaaaagtataGAAGTGAATAGTGGTTTAAGTCCTGTTACCCGGAGCCAATTGCGAAGGCAAAGTTCTGCTTTTGAATTTGCTCGACCTGAAGTATCATCACAGAGTGAAGGAGGAGGAGGCGTTTTAACTCGTCGTCAAAGCTCTGCTTTTGAGAATGAGAATCAAACATTAAAGCGCGGAGACACCATTAGATCATCCCTTGCCCGTAAAAATTCATCGGTTAAAGATTTGGTCAGGCGAATTGAAAGAATTAAAGTGCCTTCTTTTATGCTCATAACTGAAGGAATTGGTGGTAGTAGTAATACTGCTCCTGTAGTAGAAGAATCACTTGCAGAGCCGGAAGAACATTGGGTTGATGCCACTGAATTCTTTAAAACAGCATTGTCTAATTCAACGGAAGAACAGCAGGATCAGTTTGAAGGTTGTAAGCGTTCTTCCATCATTAGAATCCGAAACGAAAATAGAGGAAAAGTGTCGAAATCAGTAGAAACTTTTACTCAGCCACATTCAAACAGAAGAGTTTCTGCTCGCATGGGAGTTTCCACGACTCCTTCCCCTTTTGTTACAAAGAGAAGACAGCAAACAGGGATAAGGACTACTACGGGAGCTGTTAAACGCCATGTTCCTAAAAACACAGACACCAATGTTAGTATCACAAACCATGGCAATAAGCAAACTTCGAACGGAAAGAAGAGTGAAAACGGAAAACCAAGGGGTAAAAATCGTAACAGAAAAAATGGAAGACATCTCACGATTGGGTATCTGGGTGAGCCAGTTGGTAACCGTAGTCCATTAAAAGAACGAGTTAATGTTATTACGGTTCAAAGATCCAAGTCTGCTCAAAATCCTATTAGAAATGAGACctctaaaaagaagaagaaaagacaATTACAATACCCTTCTTCTGAGAACATTCCGGTTCAAAGAAGCCATTCTTGCAAAAAGTCTGAGCTTCCAAATGTACCCATGACTCTAAAACATACACTCTATGATAACCATTCTCCTAAAATAGATAAAGTTAAAAGAAATCTTTCAGATAGAGTCATGACTCCAACAAAAGGTGGATTGAAAAATGAAGCCATTCCGTACATGAAGTCTGTTCGCTCTAAAGCATCTTCCTCTAAGAATATACCTTCAGCCAATTTGGGGGCCACTCCCCCCAAATAA
- the LOC121127401 gene encoding uncharacterized protein isoform X1: protein MRDHVGNLSEPELLRLGVWNRLGLFGIEPPSRKRSRSKRISSTPCPMEKKKKPSSLFGRAIRDLAKTRVDLDAKEGLSVSVPEFLPGVVNFIRTDLEREGIFRLSGSESRQRALRERLQTKESISDWCSENMSVIDAAALLKHWLRELPDPLVPDVYQDVMMRCCSLSSEVDHALTLSTCLLPDNSSSTMSYLFRFFLDVTLKSEFNKMDVRNLAIVLAPSIFPLVSKKGGSLESTKNILNLKTQIVEKLILNAKKICMVEGALAEDYSCTILKIAPNFTSQSEDNLDNENMDSNTAGPSERRSRKKKKKHRRSGSLSRVITAFKGIISRSATPANRESAHPDPVQTPDSFFYSPSLSKNKRKAILAKDSDEVNNCCEEFDKNYFHCSPKISKMETPLTPKVRGKSFSVKRFKKKKTLSKTKSNESTTLVNFSPLRSRISLMSRTPETPDVVSTIKADRDLSDYEEIDLRTPCTPKQQKNNEECCSSVENDEKVYKSSPSFNYSRFRKVPMTDRITKKEMLISLPIPNLDSSTRSLNNSLRRGQPNSLNTGLAKPSPIKVEAPGLKPRIKMSFCKPPPPAEKSQSTVKVKKQDSLADLKKDLSILIESSFGPETNSSSLDEESTNNVKDIINKMKSIEVNSGLSPVTRSQLRRQSSAFEFARPEVSSQSEGGGGVLTRRQSSAFENENQTLKRGDTIRSSLARKNSSVKDLVRRIERIKVPSFMLITEGIGGSSNTAPVVEESLAEPEEHWVDATEFFKTALSNSTEEQQDQFEGCKRSSIIRIRNENRGKVSKSVETFTQPHSNRRVSARMGVSTTPSPFVTKRRQQTGIRTTTGAVKRHVPKNTDTNVSITNHGNKQTSNGKKSENGKPRGKNRNRKNGRHLTIGYLGEPVGNRSPLKERVNVITVQRSKSAQNPIRNETSKKKKKRQLQYPSSENIPVQRSHSCKKSELPNVPMTLKHTLYDNHSPKIDKVKRNLSDRVMTPTKGGLKNEAIPYMKSVRSKASSSKNIPSANLGATPPK, encoded by the exons ATGAGGGATCACGTAGGAAATTTAAGTGAACCAGAACTCTTACGTTTAGGAGTATGGAATCGATTAGGGCTCTTTGGTATCGAGCCTCCGTCTCGGAAGAg GAGTCGCTCCAAACGGATTTCTTCAACTCCTTGTCCaatggaaaagaaaaagaagcctTCGAGTCTCTTTGGACGTGCTATTCGAGATCTGGCAAAGACCCGAGTGGACCTTGATGCAAAGGAAGGA TTGTCCGTGAGTGTGCCAGAGTTCCTTCCCGGGGTTGTTAATTTCATCAGAACAGACCTGGAAAGAGAGGGGATATTTCGACTCTCCGGATCGGAGTCCCGCCAAAGAGCTCTTAGGGAGCGCCTCCAGACAAAAGAAAGTATCAGTGATTGGTGTTCTGAAAATATGTCCGTTATAGATGCTGCCGCTCTCTTGAAACATTGGCTAAGGGAACTTCCGGATCCCTTAGTCCCGGATGTCTACCAGGATGTCATGATGAG ATGCTGCAGTCTTTCTTCAGAGGTGGATCATGCTTTGACATTAAGTACATGCCTATTACCCGATAATTCGTCTTCCACCATGTCCTATCTATTTCGTTTCTTTTTGGATGTAACCCTCAAGTCTGAATTCAATAAAATGGACGTTCGTAATTTAGCTATTGTCCTTGCGCCGAGTATATTTCCTCTTGTGAGCAAAAAAGGTGGATCTCTGGAATcaacgaaaaatattttaaatttaaaaacgcAGATTGTTGAAAAGTTGATTCTCAATGCCAAAAAG ATTTGTATGGTGGAAGGGGCACTTGCAGAAGATTACTCTTGTACTATTCTTAAGATTGCTCCAAATTTTACATCTCAGAGTGAAGACAATCTGGATAATGAAAACATGGACTCGAATACCGCAGGGCCGAGTGAAAGACGTTCtcgtaaaaagaaaaagaaacacagAAGAAGTGGATCTCTTTCCAGAGTTATAACGGCCTTCAAAGGTATCATTTCTCGATCTGCGACTCCTGCAAACCGAGAATCTGCTCATCCTGATCCCGTACAAACTCCAGATTCTTTCTTCTATTCCCCAAGCTTAagtaaaaataagagaaaagcTATTCTAGCCAAAGATAGTGATGAGGTAAACAATTGTTGTGAGGAATTCGATAAGAATTATTTTCACTGCTCTCCTAAGATTTCGAAAATGGAAACGCCGCTTACACCCAAAGTTCGAGGAAAGTCATTCTCAGTTAAAAggttcaaaaagaaaaagacattAAGTAAAACCAAAAGCAATGAATCGACCACGCTCGTTAATTTTTCTCCTCTGCGATCCAGAATTAGTCTTATGTCTCGTACACCAGAAACTCCTGATGTTGTTTCGACAATCAAAGCAGATAGAGATTTGTCTGATTATGAAGAAATCGATTTACGAACTCCTTGTACTCCTAAACAGCAAAAGAATAATGAAGAATGTTGTAGTTCCgttgaaaatgatgaaaaagtttataaatcttCCCCGTCTTTCAACTACTCAAGATTCCGAAAAGTACCAATGACTGATAGaattacaaaaaaggaaatgttgATTTCACTTCCTATACCAAACTTAGATTCTTCGACACGATCATTGAACAATAGTTTAAGAAGAGGACAACCCAATTCCTTGAATACAGGATTGGCCAAGCCAAGCCCAATAAAGGTAGAGGCCCCCGGTCTTAAACCTCGAATAAAAATGAGCTTTTGTAAACCTCCACCCCCAGCGGAAAAATCACAATCAACTGTCAAAGTTAAGAAGCAGGATTCTCTTGCTGATCTCAAAAAAGATCTGAGTATTTTAATAGAGAGTTCTTTTGGTCCTGAAACTAATTCATCATCTTTAGACGAAGAGTCTACTAACAATGTgaaagatataataaataaaatgaaaagtataGAAGTGAATAGTGGTTTAAGTCCTGTTACCCGGAGCCAATTGCGAAGGCAAAGTTCTGCTTTTGAATTTGCTCGACCTGAAGTATCATCACAGAGTGAAGGAGGAGGAGGCGTTTTAACTCGTCGTCAAAGCTCTGCTTTTGAGAATGAGAATCAAACATTAAAGCGCGGAGACACCATTAGATCATCCCTTGCCCGTAAAAATTCATCGGTTAAAGATTTGGTCAGGCGAATTGAAAGAATTAAAGTGCCTTCTTTTATGCTCATAACTGAAGGAATTGGTGGTAGTAGTAATACTGCTCCTGTAGTAGAAGAATCACTTGCAGAGCCGGAAGAACATTGGGTTGATGCCACTGAATTCTTTAAAACAGCATTGTCTAATTCAACGGAAGAACAGCAGGATCAGTTTGAAGGTTGTAAGCGTTCTTCCATCATTAGAATCCGAAACGAAAATAGAGGAAAAGTGTCGAAATCAGTAGAAACTTTTACTCAGCCACATTCAAACAGAAGAGTTTCTGCTCGCATGGGAGTTTCCACGACTCCTTCCCCTTTTGTTACAAAGAGAAGACAGCAAACAGGGATAAGGACTACTACGGGAGCTGTTAAACGCCATGTTCCTAAAAACACAGACACCAATGTTAGTATCACAAACCATGGCAATAAGCAAACTTCGAACGGAAAGAAGAGTGAAAACGGAAAACCAAGGGGTAAAAATCGTAACAGAAAAAATGGAAGACATCTCACGATTGGGTATCTGGGTGAGCCAGTTGGTAACCGTAGTCCATTAAAAGAACGAGTTAATGTTATTACGGTTCAAAGATCCAAGTCTGCTCAAAATCCTATTAGAAATGAGACctctaaaaagaagaagaaaagacaATTACAATACCCTTCTTCTGAGAACATTCCGGTTCAAAGAAGCCATTCTTGCAAAAAGTCTGAGCTTCCAAATGTACCCATGACTCTAAAACATACACTCTATGATAACCATTCTCCTAAAATAGATAAAGTTAAAAGAAATCTTTCAGATAGAGTCATGACTCCAACAAAAGGTGGATTGAAAAATGAAGCCATTCCGTACATGAAGTCTGTTCGCTCTAAAGCATCTTCCTCTAAGAATATACCTTCAGCCAATTTGGGGGCCACTCCCCCCAAATAA
- the PH4alphaEFB gene encoding prolyl 4-hydroxylase subunit alpha-1 — MMQISVTYILPTFLMILGLAPINQMVATSGSDGIFTSNEDLRQLIYTKSVVLQSVEKYIKEEESRIQRLKGYVEQYNKYLGSADGHEEDFVSNPLNSFILIKKLTSDFNDVYDLIKETSNLNKFSENITDSRESNKWPTDEDLKGAASALIRLQEVYKINTRDMRNGRLNGVDYGPQLTAHDCFELGRQTYNEGDHYRTEIWMTEALSRYDEEDEKTVSKGDIYEYLGFSAYVQGHLRRALKFTNLLLKELPNHPRAIGNKLYYENAIMESGGSGPSLDGSQRKGDDGLDELKEDAVLKEGTGSNAEELLYPETVRYQRLCRGESNEKKKFDRDLKCFLDFGKHPFMKIAPIKAEKLYSKPDIYIFHNVISDNEIETIKNMANPRFKRATVQNAKTGELETANYRISKTAWIKSEENDVVKGIYQRVHDVTGLNMETSEELQVSNYGIGGHYDPHFDFARREEKDAFSSLGTGNRIATWLFYESEVEQGGATVFPVLDLTLWPQKGSAVFWFNLYRNGEGNEDTRHAACPVLKGTKWVSNFWIHERGQEFTRPCALTPFE; from the exons ATGATGCAAATCTCTGTCACTTACATCTTACCCACATTCCTTATGATACTCGGTCTAGCACCTATCAATCAAATGGTCGCTACATCGGGCTCAGATGGGATTTTCACCTCCAATGAGGATCTACGGCAGCTCATTTATACTAAATCCGTTGTACTTCAGAGTGTggagaaatatattaaagaggAAGAATCAAGAATTCAACGGCTCAAG GGATATGTTGAGCAATATAACAAGTACTTGGGCTCAGCAGATGGCCATGAAGAGGACTTTGTGTCCAATCCCctaaattcattcatattaataaagaaactaACATCAGATTTTAATGATGTCTATGATTTAATCAAGGAAACTTCTAACCTAAACAAATTTTCCGAAAATATCACTGATAGTCGggaatcaaataa ATGGCCAACAGATGAGGATTTAAAGGGTGCTGCTTCTGCACTCATTCGTCTACAAGAggtctacaaaattaatacaagagATATGCGCAATGGTCGCTTAAATGGAGTTGACTATGGTCCTCAACTCACGGCACACGATTGCTTTGAACTAGGTCGACAAACTTATAATGAAGGAGATCATTACAGAACCGAAATATGGATGACAGAAGCCTTGTCTAGATATGATGAAGAAGATGAAAAAACTGTGTCCAAAGGAGATATATACGAGTATTTAGGATTTTCAGCTTACGTTCAAGGACATCTTCGACGAGCTTTAAAGTTTACTAATCTTCTCTTAAAAGAACTTCCAAATCATCCACGAGCCATAGGGAACAAACTGTATTATGAAAATGCTATTATGGAATCTGGAGGAAGTGGTCCAAGTCTTGATGGCTCTCAAAGGAAAGGTGACGATGGATTGGATGAATTAAAGGAGGATGCTGTACTAAAAGAAGGTACTGGGAGTAATGCAGAAGAACTTTTGTATCCCGAGACTGTTCGATATCAGAGGCTTTGTCGAGGAGAGAGCaatgaaaagaagaa atttgACAGGGATCTAAAGTGTTTCCTTGATTTTGGTAAACACCCATTCATGAAAATAGCTCCAATCAAAGCTGaaaaactatattcaaaacctgatatcTATATATTTCACAATGTTATTTCTGATAATGAAATTGAAACCATCAAGAATATGGCGAATCCTAga TTCAAGAGGGCAACAGTTCAAAATGCCAAGACAGGTGAACTGGAAACGGCAAATTATCGTATTTCAAAAACGGCTTGGATCAAAAGTGAGGAAAATGATGTCGTCAAGGGTATATACCAGCGTGTTCATGATGTAACAGGCTTAAACATGGAAACTTCAGAAGAGCTTCAAGTTTCTAACTATGGAATTGGTGGTCACTACGACCCACATTTCGACTTTGCTAGA AGAGAAGAAAAGGATGCATTCTCTTCACTAGGAACGGGAAATCGCATTGCTACTTGGTTATTCTAT GAATCAGAGGTGGAACAAGGCGGTGCCACAGTTTTTCCTGTTTTAGACCTGACCCTATGGCCACAAAAGGGTTCCGCAGTTTTTTGGTTTAATTTGTATCGAAATGGAGAGGGAAATGAAGATACTCGACATGCGGCTTGTCCCGTTCTAAAAGGAACAAAATGGG tgtcaAATTTCTGGATCCACGAAAGGGGTCAAGAATTCACAAGACCCTGTGCTTTAACACCTTTTGAGtga